A region of Toxorhynchites rutilus septentrionalis strain SRP chromosome 1, ASM2978413v1, whole genome shotgun sequence DNA encodes the following proteins:
- the LOC129762948 gene encoding pro-corazonin-like, translating to MRHLFVASVILSLLVIIVNAQTFQYSRGWKNGKRGSTETAVVNSPILTPRFITGLDKPTDKLLIQRFLKSPCVARLANALVNANQDMLQRVANDGDGSAILYDSNGAESAEEARFKRDTAAGQEYPGMMRF from the exons ATGAGACACCTCTTTGTCGCATCGGTGATTCTATCGCTGCTGGTCATAATCGTAAACGCCCAAACGTTCCAGTACTCGCGTGgctggaaaaatggaaaacgtGGCTCGACGGAGACGGCCGTAGTGAATTCGCCAATATTGACGCCTCGCTTCATCACCGGACTGGACAAACCCACCGACAA ACTGCTGATCCAACGCTTCCTGAAGTCACCGTGCGTTGCCCGGCTAGCGAACGCGTTGGTTAACGCCAATCAGGACATGCTGCAGCGGGTGGCCAACGATGGTGATGGTAGCGCAATTCTGTACGACTCGAATGGAGCGGAGAGTGCGGAGGAGGCACGCTTCAAGCGGGACACCGCTGCCGGCCAGGAGTATCCCGGCATGATGAGGTTCTAA